From Helicobacter canis:
GAGTCCATAGGCTATGCCAATGGCAATATTGTCTTTAAACAATACTATCGCAACGATGTCTTACAAGGGCAAACCCAAACCTATGGCGAAAATGCCATTATCAAAATCTCTCGGCATTATCACAATGGGCTTTTACACGGCGAAGAAATTGTATATAACTACCCAGAAGAAACCCCTATGTATAAATCCCATTATGAATTTGGCGTGCTTATCTCTCCTTATGAAAATTATGAAGCCAATGGAGTGATTTACTACTCCATAGCACCTAAAGACAAATCCAGCACCATCACTCAATCCCAGCACACCGACACACAAGAGCTATGGCACTATGCAAATAGCCAGCAAGTAGCCTTGCAAATCACAAAAGACCCTCATCAAAAGCGCGTGCAAATCTTCTATAAAAATGGCGTATTAGCAAGTGATAGCATAATCACTGCCACACAAGCAAGTATCTCCTACTACACACAAGATGCGCTCCTAGAATCTAAAGTCCTTTACAATGCCAGCTCTCCTGTAAAAACGACTTGGCACTACACTCCACAAGGACAGCTATTGACAAAAAGCCAAGAGTCTCCCGCCAAAACCATCACGCAAAGCTACAGAGATGGCGCACTAGAGAGTGAGGTTGTCGTGCTAGAGAGTGAAGAGCGCACGATACAAAAGGGCTTTTTCCCAGATGGTAGCTTGCAGTTTGAGCACCACTATATAGAAGACACAATGATCCAAGGCGCACTTTATGACAAAAATGGCAGAGTCATCTACTCTTTTCCCCATACCAATCAAGATATGATTTTTGATGAGGCATTCCCCAATACCGCGGCAAAAAGACGCCAAAAAGTCTTGCCAAACTACTAAAGGACACTTATGAATATCCATACAAAAAACATCAACTCCCCTGTGATTAGCCACCTTGCTAATGTGGCGCATTCTCTATGCCAAAGTGGCTTGCTTGGTGTGTTTTATGGCTCGATTTCCGCGCGACTTAGTGCCAATAGCTTTCTTATCAATCGCAAAGATGCCTTGCTAGATAAAATGACCAATGACTCCTTTATCACACTTCACGACAAAGAAGACTATCGCTGGCAAGAAGCAAGCCTAGATAGCTTTATCCACGCAAATATTTATCGCAATTTTCTAGAAGCACGCTTTGTGCTATACTCCCACGCACCCTATGCGACTTCATACTCACTCAATCACGACACAATAAAGCCCATTGATTATCTAGGGCATAGGATTCTTGGGAGCAAAAGCAAAATTTTGGATTCTAAAGAGTATGAGACACTCTATGAGCGAGCAGATACGGACATCGTGCGCTACTTTAAGACCAATCCCGCAAACTTTGTCCTACTCAAAGGCTGCGGGATCTATGGCTATGGACGCGATCTCTCCGCGCTTGTCAAGCTTATGGCTGTGGTAGAAAATAGCTGCAAGATTCTGCATTTTAACAACCTGCTTGACCAAAGCTATGCTGATGAAAGTCGCTTTGAAATCTAGGCACTAGAATCCACTTTTGCTCCCTTTGTCCCTAGAATCCACTTTTTACACTTTTGGCGTTTTACAATTCTTACTTAATCCTAGAATCCATTTTTTACATTTTCCAAAAGTGGATTCTAGTAAAGGTTATTTTGCTAGCGCAAAATTATGGATCGCCACGCAATCGCTACCGCGCTTGCTCGCGATGACTATGGGGGCGGTGCCATTAGAATCCTCGTTTTGTAATCCTGTCACCTACCACTTTTTAATTTTCAAGCTTTTTTATCGTCATTGCGAGCGGACTTGTCCGCGCGGCAAAGCGTAGCTTCTTTAGTAATCCATAGTAAAAGTGGATTCTAGTAAGCAAGCTTTTTTCTGTCATCGTGAGTCGTGTGCCAATACGGCGTGGCGATCCATTTGCGTTTTGTCAAAAGTGGATTCTAGGCTCTGGAGTTGCCCTATAAATTTCCACAATCGCTACCGCGCCTAGCTTTGTGGTGTTTGCAATGAGTAAAACAATAGAGTAAAAGTGGATTCTAGTGGGTTTATGGAGCTAGGGTGGAGCTAGATCTAGTGTGCTAGAGATTGCAAGGTAGTAGCATTGCTTTAGCTTATTTAAATCTCTTAAATCTCTTGCTTTGGGGATAATGTAGTATCTAGCATTGTGAGCGATCTAGCCAAAGACACTCACAAGCCTAGTAAGCGCGTATCTACGCGCTTGGGGCAGTGGGTCATCAATCTTACTCCACTTCCGCGTCAATCACATCATCATCTTTGCCTTTTTTCTTCTGCTCTCCTTGTGCCTGCGCTCCTTGCGGATTTTCTTTGGCATACATCGCTTCTGTGAGCTTGTGGCTCACTTCTGTCAATGCTTTTAGCTTCTCATCGATTTGCTCTTTTGTGGCGTTTTCATCTTTGAGCACTGCCTTTAGCTCTTCTAGGGCGGTGTTGATTTTCTCTACTTCGCTAGATTCTAGCTTATCTTTCATCTCGCCTAGGGTCTTTTCTGTTTGATACACCATAGAATCTGCCATATTGCGCGCTTCTATCGCGCCTTTGCGCTTGGCGTCTTCTTCTTTATGCAGCTCGGCGTCTTTGACCATTTTTTCAATTTCAGAATCTGAAAGCCCGCTAGAGCCGGTGATTTTGATCTCTTGGGATTTGCCACTTACCTTATCTTTTGCCGATACCGTTAGAATCCCATTGGCATCAATGTCAAAGGTTACTTCAATCTGCGGCACACCGCGTGGGGCTGGCGGGATACCCTGCAAATCAAAATTCCCTAGCAGTTTATTATCCCTAGCTAGCTCTCTCTCGCCTTGTAGCACGCGGATTGTAACGGCTGGCTGATTATCTTCAGCTGTGGAGAAAGTCTGCGCCTTTTTGGCAGGGATCGTGGTGCCGCGATCAATCACGCGTGTCATCACGCCGCCAAGTGTCTCAATCCCGAGGCTCAAAGGCGTAACATCAAGCAGCAGCACATCTTTGACATCGCCTTTCAAAACACCGCCTTGGATCGCCGCGCCCACTGCTACGACCTCATCGGGATTTACGGATTTGTTCAAATCTTTACCGATGAAGTCTTTGACCCTCTCTTGCACTTTTGGGATTCTGGTGCTTCCGCCTACCATCACCACTTCGCTAATATCGCTCTTGCTAAGTCCCGCATCTTCAATCACTGCGCCGATTTTTTTGATCGTCTCTTCCACTAGATCATCAATCAAGCTCTCAAACTTCGCTCGCGTGAGCTTTTTGACAAAGTGCTTTGGTCCGCTGCTATCTGCGGTGATAAAAGGCAGGTTAATTTCTGTCTCCTGCGCGCTACTAAGCTCCTTTTTAGCATTTTCTGCGGCGTCTTTGAGCCGTTGCAACGCCATAATATCCTGCTTAATATCAATGCCACTTTCATCTTTGAACTCACTCGCTGCCCAATCGATAATGCGATTATCAAAGTCATCGCCTCCTAGGAACGCATCGCCCCCTGTGGCAAGCACTTCTACGACATTATCGCCTGTTTCTAGCACGGTTACATCAAATGTCCCCCCGCCTAGGTCATAGACCATAATTTTTTCAGCTTCTTTTTTATCTAGCCCATAAGCAAGCGCGGCAGAAGTAGGCTCATTGATGATCCGTAGCACATTAAGCCCAGCGATGGTGCCAGCTTCTTTGGTGGCTTTTCGTTGAGAGTCGTTGAAGTAAGCTGGCACAGTGATGACTGCTTCTGTAACGCCTTCACCCAAGTAGCTCTCGGCATCTTCTTTGATTTTCATCAAAATCTTTGCCGAGATTTCTTGAGGCGTATAGGTTTTATCCGCGATTTCTACCGCGCAAGCACCATTTCTATCCACGATTTTATAGGGCAGTCGCTCTTGGGCTTGCTTTGCCTTATCTTCATTAAGCATTAGTCCCATAATACGCTTGATAGAGTAGATTGTCTTTTGAGGATTGGTGATTGCCTGTCTTTTTGCCGGCTCGCCTACGAGAATCTCGCCTTTATCGGTAAATGCCACGATAGAAGGCGTTGTA
This genomic window contains:
- a CDS encoding class II aldolase/adducin family protein; translation: MNIHTKNINSPVISHLANVAHSLCQSGLLGVFYGSISARLSANSFLINRKDALLDKMTNDSFITLHDKEDYRWQEASLDSFIHANIYRNFLEARFVLYSHAPYATSYSLNHDTIKPIDYLGHRILGSKSKILDSKEYETLYERADTDIVRYFKTNPANFVLLKGCGIYGYGRDLSALVKLMAVVENSCKILHFNNLLDQSYADESRFEI
- the dnaK gene encoding molecular chaperone DnaK, whose translation is MAKVIGIDLGTTNSAMAVYEGNEAKIIANKEGKNTTPSIVAFTDKGEILVGEPAKRQAITNPQKTIYSIKRIMGLMLNEDKAKQAQERLPYKIVDRNGACAVEIADKTYTPQEISAKILMKIKEDAESYLGEGVTEAVITVPAYFNDSQRKATKEAGTIAGLNVLRIINEPTSAALAYGLDKKEAEKIMVYDLGGGTFDVTVLETGDNVVEVLATGGDAFLGGDDFDNRIIDWAASEFKDESGIDIKQDIMALQRLKDAAENAKKELSSAQETEINLPFITADSSGPKHFVKKLTRAKFESLIDDLVEETIKKIGAVIEDAGLSKSDISEVVMVGGSTRIPKVQERVKDFIGKDLNKSVNPDEVVAVGAAIQGGVLKGDVKDVLLLDVTPLSLGIETLGGVMTRVIDRGTTIPAKKAQTFSTAEDNQPAVTIRVLQGERELARDNKLLGNFDLQGIPPAPRGVPQIEVTFDIDANGILTVSAKDKVSGKSQEIKITGSSGLSDSEIEKMVKDAELHKEEDAKRKGAIEARNMADSMVYQTEKTLGEMKDKLESSEVEKINTALEELKAVLKDENATKEQIDEKLKALTEVSHKLTEAMYAKENPQGAQAQGEQKKKGKDDDVIDAEVE